In Pirellulales bacterium, the genomic stretch CGGTCGCGCAGCTCGTAAAGTGGCCGAGACACCTCCACCTTTACCAGGTCCCAGTTCGGCTCGTTCGAGTGCCGCTTCAGCTCGGCGCGCATGCCGCGGGCACGCTCGCGGATGCGGGCGGCCTCGGCACGCAGTTCCGGACCGTCGACCATCTCTTCCACGTCGCGCAGCCGGTCCGACCAGTCGCGGAAGTCTTCGCCGGCCAGCGGCGACCAGGGCCGGTTGCCCGGCTCGAAGAACGGAGCGAAGCCGCCTGGGCCCGTGGCCGTGTTGGGATTCGACTGGCTGCGATTACCGCCGCGCCGTGAACTTGATTGCTGCTGGCCACCTTGGCCCTGCTGGCCACGGTTGGAGCCGCCGGCTTGTTCGCCCGGTTGATTTCCCTGGGGCATAGGCTGGCCGTCCTGCTGAGGAGCGTCCTCACCAGCCGGTTGATTCGACGACCGTGTCGCGTTCGCTGGCGGCTGGCCCCCGCCGTTTGCCGGCTGCGGCTCTGGATTGCGCTGCTGTTGATTGCCCCCGCCGGGTTGACGTTCAACTTGTTGTTGCGAACCTTCATCACCCTGGTCCCTTTCGCGACCGTCGCGTCGGTCGACCTGACCAGTATTGCGAGCGATCTCGTCGCCAAGCTGATCGGCCAGACGATCGAGCTCTTCACGCGCACGGCGGAGGGCCTCGGTGTCGTCGCCCAGCACGCTCTCGGCCGCTCGCTCGATGCCCTGACGCAACTCGCCGATGCCTTTGCCGGCAATGCGCTCCTGGCCGCGGGCATCGTCGGCCAGTCCGCGCCGCACGGAAAGCTCGGCGGCCTCCAAGGCCCGGTCGAGGTTCTGCTCCTGGATTTTGCGGGCCGTGTCGTAAAGCTGCTCGGCCAACAGCGGTTCGGTCGGCTCCGCTTCTTCGATCGTCTCACGCATGCGATTTAGCAGCTCTCTCAGCCGTTCTTTCTGCTGCGCCAACTCAGCCGGCATCTTTTCGCGGTCGTTGTCGTCTCGCAACGACCTTGTAGGCCCGGCACTCCGTGACGGGGGCGCCAGCCCGTCGCCTGCGGCGACGGGTTCTCCGCCACGGAGTGTCGGAGCTACGGTAGGCTCGGCCAGACGTTCGGCGATCTCGTGCTCTTTTTCGTCCAGCTCGCGGGCACTGTCACGCATTTCGCGCATCTGGTCGGTGAACTGACCCGATGTGCGGCGGCGGAATTCATTTCGCAGATCATTGAAATCGCGTTCGGCGCGCGTGCCCGCCGCGGCGGCCTGCGAAACCCTTTCCTGGTCGAGGGCCTCGCTGGCTCGCTGCACCTGATCGCGGGTCTGGTCGAGCTGCTGCCGCGCGTCGGCCATCCGTTCCTGGTTTTCGGGCTGGTCCATGCGGGCCTTCAGCTCGTCGGTGTCGCGCAGGATCTCCTGTTCCTCTTCACGCAGCCGCTTGAGCTGCCGGCGAATCTCGTCACGCTCCGGCTCGCTCTTGGCCTCTTCCAGAGCCGATTGCAATTCCTTCAGCCGCTCGTTCAGATCGTTCTGACGGCGGGCCAACTCGCCCAACCGATTCAGCACCTGCCGCGTCTCGCGCTCTTGCGTTTGCTGCGGCGACTGTGCCGTGCGCTGTGTCTCATAGCGGTTTTCGTCGTTCTTCAGCTCCAGTTGCTGCAACTGCTGCTGCGAGCGGTTCGAGGCGCCGGCCATCCCGCCACCCTGCTGCCGCTGGCTGCGAATGACGCTGTGCTCGCGGGCACGCAGCTTGAGCAACGCCGAATACGCCGCTTGCTCCGCGGTCAGCGCGGGCTTGAGCGGCCCGACCGCCGGCGCATCATGGGCCGCCTGCAAGTTGTCGAGCGCCTGCTGCATCGCCCGCGTCACTTCGCCCGCGTGCGCTTTCGACTGCGGGTCTTGTAACTTCTCGGCCAGCGACTCGGCCTGTTCCAGGGCCGAAGACTGCGACTCGCGGACCGACTGCACGTCGGGGGCGAACGCGCTCGACGGCTCGGCCGGCAACTCGCGGCGAATCAGTTTCCAGGTGGCGTTGATGATGTCCTTTTGCAGTTGGGCCAGCTTCTCGGCGGCCTGGGCGTTTTCGGCCCCTTGCTGCTGTTGCTGCTGCGAGCCGCCCGGCGGCTGCTGGCCTTGCCTGAAGATTTCTTCGAAGGGCCGGACTTCGGCAAAATACATGTCGCTTTCGGTGCGGCGGGGCTGGCCGTCGGGACCGGCGTCTTCGGCCCAGAAGTGATACGACAGCAATTGGTCCGGCTCCGCCTTGAGGTCCTCGAAGCGAATCACGTGCATCATCTCACGGCGTTCTTTCGCCGCGGCGTTTTCGCCCAGCACCACGTCAGTCGGCTCGCCGCCGGCCAGTTCATAGGTCAGCCCGAACCGCTTCAGCCCAAAATCGTCCCACGCCGTTGCCTTGACTTCGGTCTCTTCCAACGGCGATACCTCCACATCGTGCGCCGGGAAAACCAGCTTCAGGTCGGGCGGCTTGTTGGGCAACACGTTGATGGCAAACTCCACCGGGTTCTTGTTCTGCCGGCCCTTGTCATCGACGAGCCGCAACCGCAACCGCCGCGACTTCTGACACGTCAGCTTGGTCTGCCAGGTGAGCGCGTCGTCATCGGTCGCGGCGAGCGCGATCGGTTCCACTCCTTCTTCGGTCAGCGTGGCCGAGACCACTGCTTTGTTCAGATGGCAGAGTAGCGTCAACTCGGTGCCCTCGACGGCCGAGACGGTGCGCACGTCCTGCACCAGCCGCTCTTCGAGTCCCGTATAGGCGGGATAGACGAGCTTCGCGTCGGCCCGGATCAGTTTGGGATACTCGAACACCGTCACGTGGTAAGTGTCGCTGGTGTGGCCCGTCAGCTCGACGCGATAATCGAGCGGCCCGTCGACCACGGGGATGCGGCCGCCGAACACCGGATCGTCGAGGCTCTTTGACATTTTAAGCACTACGGCACGGCGTTGTTGCGCGTTCTTGGAGGATGGCCTTCCTAGGCCGTCACCCTTGCTACTGGACGGCCTAGGAAGGCCATCCTCCTTTTCTCGTCCGCCAAATGCATAGACGAGCGTCGCCTCGGCCGGTTCGTTTCCCTGAAACCGGGCCAGCACCAGCAGGCTGGTGCCGCGTTCGATCTCGGTGTTGCCTGGTTCGATGGTCACGGAAAACTGGCCGGTCGGCTGCAGGCCGTCCTTCGCCAGCGATGCCGCGGTGGCGCGTTGCGAGACCGACTGCGAGCTGAGCGCCGCCAGCACGAACAGCAGCAGCACGCCGGCCGCCAAGTTGGCGAATATGGCCGTCGCAATCCGCCGCGTGGGCACGACGCCTTGCCAGGCGTGCCCGTAGGCGTGGTTGAGCGCCTGACGAATGACGCGGTCTTGCAGAAAGCCGAAACGTCCGTCGGGCAGCGTGGGCCGCTGTTCCATCGCGGCCAGCAGGCATGAGCCAAGTTCGGGATAGGCCGCTTCGACCCTTCGGGCCACCCAGTGATAGTCGCCCGCCGAGCGAACCGCCAGCCACGTGCAGAGCGCGGCGGTGACGAGTGCCAGGCCGAGAGCCAGCGGCACCGCGCCGGGCGGAAACCAACCGATCGCCCGGTGCAGGCCGAGCATGGCCAGCCCGCACCCCGCGGCCAGCAGCCAGGCAAACGAGAGACCGCGCCAAAACCGCAGACGCCGAAACCGGGCCGCTACTTTTTCGAGTTGTTGGCTAAGGCGGTGTTCCATGAGGCCTTTCCATCACAAAGTTTACGCAGCTTGGAACGCCCCGTAAATGGATCCACGACTTGTCCGTCGCATTGTGGACGCCCTGCCCGAAGAACAACAGTCGAAAGTTGCGGTGCGCCAGTGCTCGTAGCATACCGTCAAGTTAGCAGCCGCGGCGGAGAACGCGATCAGGTAGGTGGCATGCGCACCACGGGCTTGACGAGTGGATGCTGATCATGGCGGCCGCCGACAAAGACGGCGACCCACTCGGCCAAGCGCCGCCCCAGGATACGGCAGGCGGACTTCAACTCATCGCTTCGCGGTTCGCGGGCCGAAACGGCGCCGTAGTGGAGTGTCGTCAATTTGCCGGCATAGTCGGTGACGCCGAAGACCAGGAAGCCAAAGTTCATCAGCACCGTCAGTAGCGATTGGCAGGCCAGTTCCTGACCGCCGCCCCATCCGCCGGACGACGAGAAGGCGCAGGCGATCTTGCCATCGACTTTCATCCAGTGCGGCATCATGGTCTCGTCCCAGAAGCGTTTCATCTTCCAGGAGAGGATGCCCATATTCGTCGGGCTGCCCAGAGCCAGACCATCGCACCACAAGACATCGTCGGCCGTGGCC encodes the following:
- a CDS encoding flavodoxin family protein; the encoded protein is MNKVLVLYDSASGNTAKMAALVAEGAREVPEIEVRLRHLDEATADDVLWCDGLALGSPTNMGILSWKMKRFWDETMMPHWMKVDGKIACAFSSSGGWGGGQELACQSLLTVLMNFGFLVFGVTDYAGKLTTLHYGAVSAREPRSDELKSACRILGRRLAEWVAVFVGGRHDQHPLVKPVVRMPPT